The genomic stretch CCCTCTTGCTATGCAATGCAGGAAACAAAACAGGCTTCTGGGAGTGGGGAAGCTCCTGCTGTATTTTCTTTCGTAGGGGCTCTCCTTGCAAAATTCAAATGAAGGCTCATGTTGTTTCCTCTTCCCTGACAGGCGCCAGCCATGTCTCCAATTCCATCCCACGCTGAGGAATGGTGGCATGAAGCCACTCAAGGCCCTCTCCAGACCCACCAGAAGCTTGGTGATGATGTCCTCCCCAGAGCTGTCTTCTTGCAGAGGGCAGATGGTATGGATGAAGGGCAGGAAGGTGTCTGTGTAGTCAAACAGGTAGAGGTACAGCAGACAGAGTCTCGGGGAGCTCTTGAGGGCGTACAGCAGGAACAGGGACCTGCCTGGGTTCACGGCCTGCAGAGGATGAGGCGGGTGCAGGGACTCATTACAACCATAGCTGCCCGCTCCCCACCCATGCTCCTTCCGCAGTCTCACGCCCTCCTCCACGTGGTTTGCACtggtaatgaatgaatgaatgaatgggaagaAGAGGCCAAATAATCCATCTGTTAGGCTACATTATAGAAAGATCCAGTCTCTCTCcatgggtggggagggatagGGGGATGAGAAGCAAGCTCCTAGGCACATTTAGAAGAACACAACCTTTCGGGAAAGTAATCAGTGGGCACcacttaataaaaaaaatcagaaggccTCATGCACAAAATACTTAGTGTTTGCATTGTGCATAATAGAGAAAAAGTGAAATCTGTGACCTCAGTCCTGAAGTTACAGTAGATATTTAGCCCAGAATTCATACAGCCATGGAGGAATGTATAGGAGGAGCGTTGGATAATGCTCATGTTACAGTGTTAGGTGAAGAAAAGATCTAAGATGTGTAGCCATCCACCTCCACAGTGTCAGTGCCGTGAAAGCAGGGCCTGCCTGATTCAGGACTGAGATCCCTTTTCTAAAGGACCACCTGGCTCCCAAGAGATGTCAGTACATGTTTGCggaatgaatacaaaaataaaacagctgTTTTAAGTACACTCAGAAAAttgtctagaagaaaacagagcaaaaCGCAATGTTACCCATGTCTGAATCTCAGGTGGGATTAGggtcaatttattttcattttcttcacttccGTAAATTTTGCTATAATGaatgtacatttatatttttcctgattataaaagaaacttaaaaatgatTCAACTTACTTGATGCTACTAAGCATCaagtaaaatgggcaaaagatgtgaatggacacttcaccaaagaaggtagaaggatggcaaataagcacatgaaaagatgctcattattactaatccttagagaaatgcaaattaagccaGTGAGATACCACTGTACACTCATTGAAAAGGGGAGGGATGGGAAGGAGGGCTTACAAAGGGGCGGAAAGAAGCTTTTGGGAGTGATGTATACGTTCACTCTCTTGATTGTGGTGACGGTTTCACAGGTGTGTACATATGTCAGAACTTagcaaactgtacactttaaatatgtgtatgtcaattatagctcaacaAAACTGTTAAAACATATTCAACTTATTTGATGCTATCAGTGGCttaccaataaaaattttaaagtgtgatAACGGTTATATTTAAGAAGAAAGTCCTTCTCTTTAGAGCTTCACACTAAAGTATTTAGGGGTGAAATAATATGATGTGTGGATATGCTTTAATATAATTCCAGGactgggggtgtggggagagggtggaggggtACAGATGCATTAGGGGTGACCACGAGTCGATGCTCGTTGAAGCTGGGTATGAGTACTCTCTTCCCTCTATTTTTGTATGTACCtaacattttctatatttaaaaaaaatttttaagaggtCCAACTTgtgaaatggctgattccaggtctggggcaggaaagGTGCAAGAGTAACTTGAACATCTTGCCGTGTGAGAACGGAAACTATCAAAGACTAATAAATCATGTTAAAAGGACTCATTAGCAAGTATGCTGTACCTCAAttcaaaagttaaatttaaaaaatggactcAGAGAATAATTTGAGGAGACTCCTACTCAAAAAAGATGGGACAGTTGGAGCATCAATTAGAATAACTACTGAACCGTATTCAAATACATCAAGAATGTCAAAATCCTCAGTTATTAATAAtcctaaagaaagaaattggTCATGTTTGGAGGACAACAGGGAAGCAAATTCTGAAACTGGTAAGTAAACAGAGAAGATCAAGCATTTAACCTGCCCTTCTGGTATAAACTGTACTTAGGATAATCAAAATGGCTGTTGACAGAAGATTTCCTTTTCATTAAAGATGTATTTCAGTGAACaaggtgaaaaagaaatgagagagttACAGTATCACCATTTGGCAACCCTTAATGAACTAATGGATCTAAACAATCAATAATCATGGGACATTATGAGCCTCTTGATGGAAGAAAATACCACACCTATAAAGCAGCCTTGCCAAAACACCAAACCTAAACCAAAGTAAGCCTCTAGTCCCAACTCCTGGATTATAGGATATGCAGGGGAAGAAGGGACCTGTTAGGTGACACCACAGAGAGACAACTGGCAAAGTACAAAACGTCAGAAAACTACAGGAGaaaattatctggtttcttcaacaaataaatgcagGGTAATGACAAGAGGAAGGGAGAATCTATAGACTGAAAGAGACTTAAGAGACATGACAaccaacaaacaacccaatttaaaaaattcagaagacctgcacagacatttttccaaagaagacagtgAGATGGCCAATAGGcccaagaaaagatgctcagcatcactaattatcagagaaatgcaaatcaaaacctcacacctgtcagaaaagCCATCACCAAAAGCAccacagataacaaatgctggagagggtgtggagaaacgggaacccctgtacaccactggtgggaatgtaaattgctgcagccactgtggaaatcagtatggatggtcctcaaaaaactaaaaatagaactaccatatgatccatcaatcccactccttggaatatttccaaagaaaacaaaaacactaatttgaaaagatgcaggcaccccaatgttcataagagcattatttgcaattgccaagatacggaagcaacctaagtatccatcaacagatgagtgggtaaagatgatgtggcatatatacacacacacacacacacacacacacacacacacaatggaatactacccttccataaaaagaatgaaactttgccattttgcaacaacatggatggacctgggggtattatgcttagtgaaataagtcagacatagaaaaatAAGTAGGTATATtttgacttatatgtggaatctaaaaaataaaacaaacaaacgcctgtaacaaaacagaaaccaactcacagatatagagaaccaactagcggttaccagtggggagagggaaggtgggaggggcaagacaggggtaggggattaagaggtacaaactactatatataaaataagtaagctataAGAAtatactgtttagcacagggaatacagaaaatatttttataataactttaagtggggtatgatctataaaaatattgaaccattatgttgtacacctgaaactaatataatattgaaaaccaactttacctcaattaaaaaaaaaaaaaaaaaagacatgacaacCAAATGTGGACCTTGTTGGGACCCTGTGTGGAAcaaatcaactgaaaaaaaaaaaaagtaaggtatTTGAATACTGACAAATTATTTGATAATATCAGAGAATTATTCATTCTGGGAGGGTATATTGTggtattttagttttgtttttcaagagGTCTTTactttttagggacttccctggtggtccagtggttaagaatccgccttccaatgcagggaacgcgggttcgatccctggttggggaactaagatcccacatgccgcagggcaactaagcctgcgcgccgccactactgagcctgcaccctgtggagcccgtgcgctgcaactagagagaagcctgagtgctacaacgaagatcccgcatgccgcaactaagacctgacgcagctgcatacattaaaaaaaaagtctttactttttagagattcaataaaatatttacttatgaaATATATGCTATCTCAGATTCAAAATAATCACGGGTAGCAGGAGTAGGTATTACTGAAATAAACAGCCATGAGTTGCTGTCGTATGGGTTGATGGAAGTTTTGTACTATTATCCTGCTTTTgggtatatttgaaattttccatagtaaaagttttttgaaaaatctAACTTCTAAAAATTATCTCTATACTGTAACTTAGGTGAGACATAGAAATATGGAAGTagttcttcattttaaagcagtgtttcccaacctttttttcattattaccCCTTAAGGAGCCTTTTACAGACATTTTTTTCATaagccctcccctgccccatgaAACGTTAATACCACAGATACACCGTGTATCTGTTTACGTACTGTGGTCTTCGGAGGGCCACAAGTCACTGCAATACTTAACACTTTTCACCCCTCAAGAACCAATGGCCTTGGGGGCGCTGCTGCTCCTACTGGGTGTGCAGGCTCTAAAGGAACACAGATCCCAGAAATAGAGCCCGAAGGCACCCAGCCACGTCTCGGTCAGTACGAGAGAAGGGGAGATGACCGGGTTACATGTTTGTAGGTCTGGGATCAGCTGGACCAAAATATCCCAGCTCTGGGGCTACCTTCCATCAGAGAAGGAGGATAAAGCAACCTCCCAGCGAGGTGGTCGCGATGACGGCGCTGCCGTGGGGAGCTGTCCCTCCCAAGTCTGACAAGAACAGTGGCGCTCAGGAGCCTTAGCACGCAGCCTGCAGGCTAAGCATCAAGTGACCACCCCTGGGGAGGGGCTGAAGCACAGATGTGAAGGAGCAGACTGATGATAAGGTTCTGCTTGCTTTTTACAGTGGGACCAGAACACCATCCCCATTCACTCTGGTTAATATTAAGTTTACTTTGACAGATTCTAAATAGAGGGTCACTGCTGGATACAGGACCCAGAAAGGTTCTGTCAGATATTAAAACCCACCGTAGGACTAATATTGGCTACAAGAAGTCCAGAGTTGACTGCATTAACAAAACTAATAATTTATGATAAAAGAGaagtagggattttttttttaaactgacaaacaacaacaacacagaaAACAACAAATCTTCTATCTTAGGACCCTATCCCCATTCTTCAAAAATTCTGAAACTAgtgttttttcagttttaaagcaATACATGcacaaaataaacacaattttcTTCAAACGGCACAGAATTGTATTAAATGACAAATACAATTCACCCTTCCATCCAAGTCTCAATCCCTAGATGAAAACATTGTTAACAGTctgtgtatccttccagagatTTTCTATGACACATACAAATGTGTAGGTTTTCtaacatgtttttctttattttcagttaaCAACTTGGGTATCATTTCTTGTTAGCGCACCCAGGGTCACCTCATTCCTTTGTAATGGCTACGTGTATGGGTGAGCTGTATTTATTGAACCTGTTCCTAACAATGGGTGCTGAGGTTGTTTCCCACGTGCTATTACCAATGACACTGTGGCCAACATCTTGTTTAATAATTTCTGTGACTCAAACATTCAATTCTCACTGTGACTCTCTGAGGTCACTGGCTGAGGAGGAAACGGGACCAGGAGGCCCAGGGACTTGCTGGCGTTCCCACAGTCAGTGTGTCCTGGAGGAGCCCGGGAGGAGCCCGGGAGTCAGGCTGCCGAGCCCTCTCTTGATCACAGCACTATGCTACCTGTGCTCTAAATGCAAAGGAGTGAAACTGTAGACCAAAGAGTACAGGCGGTTTAAATTATAACAGTTATTGACAAACTGCTCTCCAAAGAGACTGCGCCAATTTAGGATCCGCAAACACGAGTGCCTCTTTCCTCACGTCATGAAAGGTTCTTATCCTTGACAATGTCATAGGTGAGAATGACGCCAGCGGGTTGTCTCATTTGTACCATAATTATCAGTGAGCATTTTTCCCCCATAAACTTATtggttatttgtatttatttttctccatgatgTCTTTTTTTAGGGTATAGGTCTGTGTACTCCAGACATTCTATGACTAATAAAAAATAGAGTATTCGTTTTACAGTACAGTATTCGCTAAATTCTCTCTGTGAAGAAGAACCAGGTACAGTCACACTGAAGAACAATTTATCAGCATCTGGTAAAGCTGAAGATGTGCATTACTTGTGACCCAGTAATCCTATTACTCAGTGTATAACACAAAGAAAGTCTTACACATGAGCACATGAACTTTCCAAGAATGTCCACAGCAGCCCTGTTTCTCAtagcaaaaatggaaataatctcaGTGGCCATCAATGGGAGAATGTATAAATGGTCACGCACTTGTGCAGTGGAATATGGCACAAGGGAAaaagagccagagccagagaCAAAAGCTACTTGCAGAAGGATAATAAGCTCAGTTCATGCCTTTTATGTTAAGGTTAAAAACCTAGAACATTGTTCCTAGAGCtgtggatatatacccagaacaCAAGTAGGAAAACAGGCCCAGGAAGGATACACAGGCATAGGGAAAGCGGGGACACAGGGGGCTTCAGTTTTGTCTGATGTATTCATGAGCAGTGGGCAGGCAGATAACTGATAATCTGGTGCTCAATACTTATTTTCCATTGAAAAAATAGAGTTCACCTTGTATTCCCAGAGGTTTTGCGGGGGCTTCACACCCAGTGCCTTGACTCGCTCCAGTTCCATGAGGATGGCTCTTCGGTGGCTGCTGTTTTCTATGGTATATGGTGCCCTGGAAAATTCTTCCTCTGTCAAAGTTAAAAGCAACCTAGGGTGTGGGCGAGGAGATAGGAGGAGATGTCTTTTGAGATTATATCCTGGAAGCAAACTTTCCACAGTCGGAGTTCCACCTTATCAACACAGATAAACACTTTAGGCTTGAGGTAAGACACCTAACATATGAAATAAGATAAATAACAGCAAACAACTGAAAGCTTACTATTTGCCAGTCcctctattttttaaagtgtgtgtgtatagaaaaaaaaaaattgggaagaaATCCAATAAAACATTATGACATTAAGAGTAgttgtttggggacttccctggtggtgcagtggttaagaatccacctgccagtgcaggggacacgggtgggatccctggtccgggaagatcccacatgccacggagcaattaagcccgtgctccacaactactgaagctcgcgcacctagagcccatgctccgcaacaagagaagctatggcagtgagaagcccgcgcaccacaatgaagagtagcccccgctcgccgcaactagagaaagcctgcgcgcagcaatgaagacccaatgcagccaaaaaaaaagagtagctgtTTGGGGATAGTGATTAAATAAAGATAACTGTAGATCCCTTATCTGCTCCCTTTCATCAGAAGACGCGAACTCACCTCTACGGTGATTCCTTGTTAAAAATGCCCCCTAAAGGTTTATTCCCTTTCACTCAACAATTCCAGTTTCGGAATCTCTCCTCTGGAAGGAAGACAGTTACGCAAAGACACATTGTATTAAGTGGGTAGAGAagtttttttaaccacaattgggggcgagggtggggaggtggtgcAACTTCttacaaaaaacagacaaagtgGGAGCATTTTGCTTCCTCAATAGAGAGTCAAGTGTTGAAAGCTCggttcagggggaaaaaatggagcagggtgggaggtggggcagtCAGGCAGCCTAGCAGTGAGTGGGCTACACGTCTGACTCAAACGGGTTAGAGAGCGGCTGCCTGGTGGTCTAAGTAACACCCCTACGTGGTCCCCCTTCAAGGAAGGGAGGGACCCCAGTAAAGATGGACAGGGctcaggaaggggcagggggaTTTGCTGATGGGCAGAAGCAGGCTGACACATGTAGCTCAGCAATGAGTGAGCTCCTCAAACTAATGGATTCCTCAGAGCATTTGCGCAACGTAGTCTGGTACCGTCTGGAgcagaaaaaagggaaacatCACATATGTGTGCTGGTAGAGATCGATTAATAGACTCTAgcctatacacatacatataaacacagGTCTGCTTAGTACAATCGTATTtgcagtttaaataaataaataacacgtTATTTAACACATCTATGTGTATGCCTGtataaacattgaaaaaaatctggaCAGGTGTCCAGCAAGATGATAATAGTGGTTTTCTCTGAAGAGCAGGATTATGAAGGTATTTCATTTCTAATGTCCTACAattctactttattattttaaaataaataaatatatgttacttttataatcaggaagCAACAAACAATTAAAATGTCAGTCGATGACATAAAATGGTTCGGCTGCTTTAGAAGACAGTTCAATGGTTCCCCAAAAGGTAAACACAGagttaccttatgacccagcatttccactccaAGAGAGTACTGAGTATTGAAAATATACGTCCACACGAAAACCTTTATATACAAATGATCGCAGCAGCATTGTTCCTAACAGCCCCGAAATGGaatcaatccaaatgtccatcaactgaagaatggatgaatgaagaatGGAAATACTCTGAACAGGCAAATCcgggagacagaaagtagaatggtggttcccaggggctgCGGGAGGGGAAAATGAGGATTGACTGCCTTTAGCAGGAGCTTTCTttttggggatgatggaaatgttctaaaaccagACTGTGGCGATggctgcacatatctgtgaatatattaaaaaccactgattaTACATTTCAAATGGGTGAATTTTGGGGTTATGTGGATggtgtctcaataaaactgtttaaaaaatgtcagtgaCGTATCAGAAGATTTTGCTCCTCACCTTCCGTTTACTCTTTCAGATAAAAACCTGTCTCTGTAGAGAGAGGCCcaagggcccagctgctccagccAGAGGACAACTTCTTCTGCTGTCCACGTGGCCACAGCCTTGTGCACCAGGAGGTCGTGCTCAGATTCTCCGCTGCTCCAGTGATACACCAGCAGGACCACCTGGGGAAAAGTGACATGGCCCTTATTCCACAGCAGGATCAGAGACGCCAGCTTCTAAATATGTGAGCGTGGGGCCGGGAAGGAAAAAGCTGAGCTGGAAGGGGATGATGCCAAGTCCGTAGATACGGAAGCCGATACGAATGCCAAGTCCGTAGATACGGAACACCACTGCCACCGAGATCTGGGGAGCGCGACCCTTGCTGGGCTCATCTCTGCTGAGTCTCGGGTCATCAGGGAACAGAGACAGGAATAGGACTCACTGCAGGGCACCAGGGAGTACTGCACCCTTTTCCCCATCAATTTGGCCAGTGTAACTGACTCGCGTGCCTTTTCTATTGGAAAATTTGTGATAGTTAGATTTTTGTAGCATGGAtagatcttaaaaagaaaatagtctcTACACTGGAAGTTAGTGAAGGGCTGTGTTCAAGACATGGCCTTGAGTTCCAGCTTTAACACCTTAGGTTGTGAAGAGGATGAAACGGGACAAAGCTAACATTTACTGGGCTCTGAATATTATGTTGTATATACTTGCATAGGCAACATCCCCAGGTTTCAATGTACATAGTGAATTACCACACACGGTCACATCATTAATCATTTAGGGGTATTTCAACAGAACTGACTTCACGGGAaactctgggagggagggggacagagagaCATAAACTTACTGCCACACCAGTTAAAGCTGTGAGCACTCCGGAAAAGaatccccctcccctctgctgaTTCACTCGGCCCGTGTTGGGAGCTGAAAGTATCTTATCATTCCCATACTTCTGAAAGGCTGCGAGACTCTGGACTACGTCATTATTCT from Balaenoptera acutorostrata chromosome 15, mBalAcu1.1, whole genome shotgun sequence encodes the following:
- the BFAR gene encoding bifunctional apoptosis regulator isoform X2, whose translation is MEESPQNDLNTTSLEEEDPLQSSSPRISVREFSCHCCYDILVNPTTLNCGHSFCRHCLALWWASSKKTECPECREKWEGFPKVNILLRDAIEKLFPDAIRMRSEDILQNNDVVQSLAAFQKYGNDKILSAPNTGRVNQQRGGGFFSGVLTALTGVAVVLLVYHWSSGESEHDLLVHKAVATWTAEEVVLWLEQLGPWASLYRDRFLSERVNGRLLLTLTEEEFSRAPYTIENSSHRRAILMELERVKALGVKPPQNLWEYKAVNPGRSLFLLYALKSSPRLCLLYLYLFDYTDTFLPFIHTICPLQEDSSGEDIITKLLDLREPTWKQWREFLVKYSFLPYQLIAEFAWDWLEVHYWTSRFLIVNAMLLSVLELFSFWRIWSRSELKSLSDAPSRKQFVPTANIILNGEKLKDFPLKSGT